Proteins encoded in a region of the Zea mays cultivar B73 chromosome 4, Zm-B73-REFERENCE-NAM-5.0, whole genome shotgun sequence genome:
- the LOC100279292 gene encoding Serine/threonine-protein kinase PCRK1 isoform 1 (isoform 1 is encoded by transcript variant 1) — protein sequence MRCLPFLHGDVSEKDPVTKSASVRSMSTTSRSRSGSDFTSLNVSDMSAESIRRTQYPSFTDCPSNLRVFSFAELKSATRNFSRSLMLGEGGFGCVFSGIIKTSDKPNERIEIAVKQLNRKGLQGQKEWLTEMNVLGIVDHPNLVKLIGYCAEDDERGVQRLLVYEYMPNGSVDDHLSSRSTTLSWPMRLKVALDSARGLKYLHEEMEFQVIFRDLKTSNILLDENWNAKLSDFGLARHGPTEGLTHVSTAVVGTLGYTAPEYMQTGHLTAKSDIWSYGVVLYELITGRRPIDQNRPKSEQKLLDWVKPYISDVKRFPVIIDPRLEGHYNLKSATKLASVANRCMVRLPKSRPKMSEVYGMVQRIVDGVGTGPPQPPLLHYHHGSASEPGAKRAEKGSLRRRFREFRSGCRHVVLRRGRKPEVVKDL from the exons ATGAGGTGCCTGCCTTTCTTGCATGGAGACGTCAGTGAGAAGGATCCTGTCACTAAGTCGGCCTCTGTACGGTCCATGAGCACAACATCGCGCTCCCGCTCCGGTTCAGACTTCACCTCCTTGAATGTTTCCGACATGAGCGCCGAGTCAATAAGGAGGACACAGTACCCCAGCTTCACTGACTGCCCGTCTAACCTGAGGGTGTTCTCCTTTGCTGAATTGAAGAGTGCCACACGCAACTTCAGCCGATCTCTCATGCTTGGCGAGGGTGGCTTTGGCTGTGTGTTCAGCGGCATCATCAAGACCTCTGACAAACCTAATGAACGAATTGAGATTGCTGTTAAGCAATTGAACCGTAAAGGACTTCAG GGGCAGAAGGAGTGGTTGACAGAGATGAATGTGCTTGGAATTGTGGACCATCCAAACCTAGTTAAACTAATAGGCTACTGTGCTGAAGATGATGAGAGGGGAGTACAACGCCTTCTAGTGTATGAATATATGCCTAATGGAAGTGTGGATGATCACTTATCAAGTAGGTCAACTACTctgtcatggccaatgagactaaAAGTAGCTCTTGATTCTGCTCGGGGACTGAAGTATCTGCATGAAGAAATGGAATTCCAG GTTATTTTCCGAGACCTAAAAACATCCAACATTCTGCTGGATGAAAACTGGAATGCTAAGTTGTCAGACTTTGGTTTGGCTAGGCATGGGCCAACAGAAGGTCTCACCCATGTCTCCACCGCG GTGGTTGGAACTCTAGGCTACACAGCTCCAGAATACATGCAGACTGGACACCTCACGGCGAAGAGCGACATATGGAGCTACGGAGTCGTCCTGTACGAGCTCATCACAGGCCGCCGCCCCATCGACCAGAACCGTCCAAAGAGCGAGCAGAAGCTTCTGGACTGGGTGAAGCCATACATCTCGGACGTGAAGCGGTTCCCCGTGATCATCGACCCGCGGCTGGAGGGGCACTACAACCTCAAGTCCGCGACGAAGCTGGCGAGCGTCGCGAACCGGTGCATGGTCCGGCTGCCCAAGTCCCGCCCCAAGATGAGCGAGGTGTACGGCATGGTCCAGAGGATCGTGGACGGCGTCGGGACCGGCCCGCCGCAGCCCCCGCTGCTGCACTACCACCATGGCTCGGCCTCCGAGCCGGGTGCCAAGCGCGCCGAGAAAGGGTCGCTGAGGAGGAGGTTCCGGGAATTCAGGTCCGGCTGCCGGCACGTTGTCCTGCGGCGGGGCAGGAAGCCTGAGGTCGTGAAGGACCTCTGA
- the LOC100279292 gene encoding Serine/threonine-protein kinase PCRK1 isoform 2 (isoform 2 is encoded by transcript variant 2), producing MRCLPFLHGDVSEKDPVTKSASVRSMSTTSRSRSGSDFTSLNVSDMSAESIRRTQYPSFTDCPSNLRVFSFAELKSATRNFSRSLMLGEGGFGCVFSGIIKTSDKPNERIEIAVKQLNRKGLQGQKEWLTEMNVLGIVDHPNLVKLIGYCAEDDERGVQRLLVYEYMPNGSVDDHLSSRSTTLSWPMRLKVALDSARGLKYLHEEMEFQVIFRDLKTSNILLDENWNAKLSDFGLARHGPTEGLTHVSTAVCTITSRLLVYYISVFRLNSVLYPFGK from the exons ATGAGGTGCCTGCCTTTCTTGCATGGAGACGTCAGTGAGAAGGATCCTGTCACTAAGTCGGCCTCTGTACGGTCCATGAGCACAACATCGCGCTCCCGCTCCGGTTCAGACTTCACCTCCTTGAATGTTTCCGACATGAGCGCCGAGTCAATAAGGAGGACACAGTACCCCAGCTTCACTGACTGCCCGTCTAACCTGAGGGTGTTCTCCTTTGCTGAATTGAAGAGTGCCACACGCAACTTCAGCCGATCTCTCATGCTTGGCGAGGGTGGCTTTGGCTGTGTGTTCAGCGGCATCATCAAGACCTCTGACAAACCTAATGAACGAATTGAGATTGCTGTTAAGCAATTGAACCGTAAAGGACTTCAG GGGCAGAAGGAGTGGTTGACAGAGATGAATGTGCTTGGAATTGTGGACCATCCAAACCTAGTTAAACTAATAGGCTACTGTGCTGAAGATGATGAGAGGGGAGTACAACGCCTTCTAGTGTATGAATATATGCCTAATGGAAGTGTGGATGATCACTTATCAAGTAGGTCAACTACTctgtcatggccaatgagactaaAAGTAGCTCTTGATTCTGCTCGGGGACTGAAGTATCTGCATGAAGAAATGGAATTCCAG GTTATTTTCCGAGACCTAAAAACATCCAACATTCTGCTGGATGAAAACTGGAATGCTAAGTTGTCAGACTTTGGTTTGGCTAGGCATGGGCCAACAGAAGGTCTCACCCATGTCTCCACCGCGGTATGCACAATTACAAGCCGACTGTTAGTTTATTACATTAGTGTGTTTAGATTGAATAGTGTTTTGTATCCTTTTGGAAAGTAG
- the LOC100279125 gene encoding P-loop NTPase domain-containing protein LPA1-like, with product MAEEASPPPPPPKLLYIAVADGGGRRAFRYTRPVLQSTLHLMGCKPRHAFKISKRVFDVMKSEFLAQSKSDGAGKQENYPALGLGDGTDTQKMLERSDSSIPFELYKNQTTVVISREEFVSVVCDALSLYKYVGPNQKADLLLACRIKERKESVTILLCGTSGCGKSTLSSLLGSRLGITTVVSTDSIRHMMRGFADQKQNPLLYASTYHAGEYLDPIAVAQAKAKHKANKPTVVSHPNTCGGTSSDDKSQQGSSELPPRAELIGSKQMAVEGYKAQSEMVIDSLDRLITSWEEQKESVIVEGVHLSLNFVMGLMKKHPSIIPFMVYITNEEKHMERFAVRAKYMTLDPAKNRYIKYIRNIRAIQEYLCNRADKHLVPKINNTNVDQSVAAIHATAFSCLRRRAAGEQLYDLNTNTAAVVDEEYRNQRAANTLGSKGMFQLIQRQGSSRNLMALLNTDGSVTKAWHVGATDGGGENLGGNTSSGKKPDENRVLDASQIGKAEAVNLQFGPFGISAWMSDTGGTSHAGSVEDLRADGVETGGRNYSSCCSSPKTSDSTSKELMEDYSVYVSEEEEEEEADDPCDAETDEDLSDEERDMHEIDAGSVDEHSTKSDEEYEDLAMRDVMESGDWSDDEQQGVSKTKNSPTLECSIHGSGAAEDDGINGRYHHNLDLFLKMSKEVVASNRMPCASS from the exons ATGGCGGAAGAGGCatcgcctccgcctccgccgcccAAGCTGCTCTACATTGCCGTCGCCGACGGCGGGGGCCGCCGGGCGTTCCGGTACACGCGCCCCGTGCTGCAGAGCACCCTGCATCTCATGGGATGCAAGCCTCGCCATGCCTTCAAG ATTAGCAAGAGAGTATTCGATGTAATGAAGAGTGAATTCTTGGCTCAATCAAAGTCAGACGGGGCAGGCAAACAAGAAAATTATCCTGCTCTTGGCCTTGGAGATGGAACAGATACTCAAAAAATGCTGGAGAGAAGCGATAGCAGCATACCGTTTGAATTATACAAGAACCAGACTACCGTTGTTATCTCAAGAGAGGAGTTTGTAAGTGTTGTATGCGATGCCCTCTCTTTGTACAAGTATGTTGGACCCAACCAGAAAGCAGACCTGCTCCTCGCTTGCAG AATTAAAGAGAGAAAGGAATCGGTGACAATACTCTTGTGTGGGACAAGCGGATGCGGCAAGTCCACTTTATCATCTTTGCTG GGTAGTAGGCTGGGTATCACGACAGTGGTTTCTACTGATTCCATACGCCATATGATGAGAGGCTTCGCAGATCAAAAACAGAATCCTCTTCTCTATGCCTCGACCTACCATGCAGGCGAATATCTAGATCCTATTGCAGTTGCTCAGGCGAAGGCAAAGCACAAGGCGAATAAACCCACGGTTGTTTCTCATCCAAATACCTGTGGAGGCACTTCTTCAGACGACAAATCACAGCAAGGGTCCTCGGAACTACCTCCTAGAGCCGAACTGATTGGCAGCAAGCAGATGGCGGTAGAAGGCTACAAGGCGCAGAGCGAGATGGTGATCGACAGCCTGGACAGATTAATTACCTCCTGGGAAGAGCAGAAAGAATCCGTGATCGTCGAAGGAGTGCATCTAAGCCTTAACTTCGTG ATGGGATTAATGAAGAAGCATCCTTCCATAATACCATTCATGGTATACATCACAAACGAGGAGAAACACATGGAACGGTTTGCTGTGCGTGCGAAGTACATGACACTAGACCCAGCGAAGAACAGGTACATCAAGTACATCCGAAACATCAGAGCCATCCAGGAATACCTGTGCAACCGCGCTGACAAGCACCTCGTGCCGAAGATCAACAACACCAACGTCGACCAGAGCGTGGCCGCCATACACGCCACGGCCTTCAGCTGCCTCCGCCGGCGAGCGGCCGGGGAGCAGCTGTACGACCTCAACACGAACACTGCTGCCGTAGTGGACGAGGAGTACAGGAACCAGCGTGCGGCCAACACCTTGGGTTCCAAGGGCATGTTCCAGCTGATCCAGAGGCAGGGGTCTTCGAGGAACCTTATGGCGCTCCTCAACACCGACGGCTCAGTCACCAAAGCCTGGCATGTAGGTGCCACTGACGGCGGTGGGGAAAATCTTGGTGGTAATACAAGCAGCGGCAAGAAGCCCGATGAAAATCGTGTGCTGGATGCCTCGCAGATTGGgaaggcagaggcggtcaacctcCAGTTCGGTCCTTTCGGGATCAGCGCCTGGATGAGCGACACGGGTGGAACCAGCCATGCTGGAAGTGTGGAAGACCTGAGGGCTGATGGCGTGGAGACTGGTGGTAGGAATTACTCGTCGTGCTGCAGTTCGCCGAAGACGTCGGATTCCACTTCGAAGGAG CTTATGGAGGACTATTCGGTCTATGtcagcgaagaagaggaagaggaggaaGCTGACGACCCTTGTGATGCTGAAACTGATGAAGATCTATCCGATGAAGAAAGAGACATGCACGAG ATAGATGCAGGCTCTGTGGACGAGCACTCGACCAAGTCAGACGAGGAGTATGAGGACCTAGCCATGCGCGATGTGATGGAGAGTGGCGACTGGTCCGACGATGAGCAGCAAGGCGTCAGCAAAACCAAGAACTCACCTACCCTGGAGTGCAGCATTCATGGGAGTGGGGCAGCTGAAGATGATGGCATAAATGGCCGGTACCACCACAACCTGGACCTGTTCCTGAAGATGTCCAAGGAGGTGGTAGCCAGCAACAGAATGCCTTGCGCGTCGTCATAG
- the LOC100279125 gene encoding P-loop NTPase domain-containing protein LPA1-like isoform X1, which produces MKSEFLAQSKSDGAGKQENYPALGLGDGTDTQKMLERSDSSIPFELYKNQTTVVISREEFVSVVCDALSLYKYVGPNQKADLLLACRIKERKESVTILLCGTSGCGKSTLSSLLGSRLGITTVVSTDSIRHMMRGFADQKQNPLLYASTYHAGEYLDPIAVAQAKAKHKANKPTVVSHPNTCGGTSSDDKSQQGSSELPPRAELIGSKQMAVEGYKAQSEMVIDSLDRLITSWEEQKESVIVEGVHLSLNFVMGLMKKHPSIIPFMVYITNEEKHMERFAVRAKYMTLDPAKNRYIKYIRNIRAIQEYLCNRADKHLVPKINNTNVDQSVAAIHATAFSCLRRRAAGEQLYDLNTNTAAVVDEEYRNQRAANTLGSKGMFQLIQRQGSSRNLMALLNTDGSVTKAWHVGATDGGGENLGGNTSSGKKPDENRVLDASQIGKAEAVNLQFGPFGISAWMSDTGGTSHAGSVEDLRADGVETGGRNYSSCCSSPKTSDSTSKELMEDYSVYVSEEEEEEEADDPCDAETDEDLSDEERDMHEIDAGSVDEHSTKSDEEYEDLAMRDVMESGDWSDDEQQGVSKTKNSPTLECSIHGSGAAEDDGINGRYHHNLDLFLKMSKEVVASNRMPCASS; this is translated from the exons ATGAAGAGTGAATTCTTGGCTCAATCAAAGTCAGACGGGGCAGGCAAACAAGAAAATTATCCTGCTCTTGGCCTTGGAGATGGAACAGATACTCAAAAAATGCTGGAGAGAAGCGATAGCAGCATACCGTTTGAATTATACAAGAACCAGACTACCGTTGTTATCTCAAGAGAGGAGTTTGTAAGTGTTGTATGCGATGCCCTCTCTTTGTACAAGTATGTTGGACCCAACCAGAAAGCAGACCTGCTCCTCGCTTGCAG AATTAAAGAGAGAAAGGAATCGGTGACAATACTCTTGTGTGGGACAAGCGGATGCGGCAAGTCCACTTTATCATCTTTGCTG GGTAGTAGGCTGGGTATCACGACAGTGGTTTCTACTGATTCCATACGCCATATGATGAGAGGCTTCGCAGATCAAAAACAGAATCCTCTTCTCTATGCCTCGACCTACCATGCAGGCGAATATCTAGATCCTATTGCAGTTGCTCAGGCGAAGGCAAAGCACAAGGCGAATAAACCCACGGTTGTTTCTCATCCAAATACCTGTGGAGGCACTTCTTCAGACGACAAATCACAGCAAGGGTCCTCGGAACTACCTCCTAGAGCCGAACTGATTGGCAGCAAGCAGATGGCGGTAGAAGGCTACAAGGCGCAGAGCGAGATGGTGATCGACAGCCTGGACAGATTAATTACCTCCTGGGAAGAGCAGAAAGAATCCGTGATCGTCGAAGGAGTGCATCTAAGCCTTAACTTCGTG ATGGGATTAATGAAGAAGCATCCTTCCATAATACCATTCATGGTATACATCACAAACGAGGAGAAACACATGGAACGGTTTGCTGTGCGTGCGAAGTACATGACACTAGACCCAGCGAAGAACAGGTACATCAAGTACATCCGAAACATCAGAGCCATCCAGGAATACCTGTGCAACCGCGCTGACAAGCACCTCGTGCCGAAGATCAACAACACCAACGTCGACCAGAGCGTGGCCGCCATACACGCCACGGCCTTCAGCTGCCTCCGCCGGCGAGCGGCCGGGGAGCAGCTGTACGACCTCAACACGAACACTGCTGCCGTAGTGGACGAGGAGTACAGGAACCAGCGTGCGGCCAACACCTTGGGTTCCAAGGGCATGTTCCAGCTGATCCAGAGGCAGGGGTCTTCGAGGAACCTTATGGCGCTCCTCAACACCGACGGCTCAGTCACCAAAGCCTGGCATGTAGGTGCCACTGACGGCGGTGGGGAAAATCTTGGTGGTAATACAAGCAGCGGCAAGAAGCCCGATGAAAATCGTGTGCTGGATGCCTCGCAGATTGGgaaggcagaggcggtcaacctcCAGTTCGGTCCTTTCGGGATCAGCGCCTGGATGAGCGACACGGGTGGAACCAGCCATGCTGGAAGTGTGGAAGACCTGAGGGCTGATGGCGTGGAGACTGGTGGTAGGAATTACTCGTCGTGCTGCAGTTCGCCGAAGACGTCGGATTCCACTTCGAAGGAG CTTATGGAGGACTATTCGGTCTATGtcagcgaagaagaggaagaggaggaaGCTGACGACCCTTGTGATGCTGAAACTGATGAAGATCTATCCGATGAAGAAAGAGACATGCACGAG ATAGATGCAGGCTCTGTGGACGAGCACTCGACCAAGTCAGACGAGGAGTATGAGGACCTAGCCATGCGCGATGTGATGGAGAGTGGCGACTGGTCCGACGATGAGCAGCAAGGCGTCAGCAAAACCAAGAACTCACCTACCCTGGAGTGCAGCATTCATGGGAGTGGGGCAGCTGAAGATGATGGCATAAATGGCCGGTACCACCACAACCTGGACCTGTTCCTGAAGATGTCCAAGGAGGTGGTAGCCAGCAACAGAATGCCTTGCGCGTCGTCATAG